The following coding sequences lie in one Cucurbita pepo subsp. pepo cultivar mu-cu-16 chromosome LG13, ASM280686v2, whole genome shotgun sequence genomic window:
- the LOC111808769 gene encoding vacuolar protein sorting-associated protein 52 A isoform X1 — MADTAIDQVNHSYDEANQTQKNVFDLESFVGDLTVEEDACSEDISLEGLQQELEECKDDGVVANILSKGVKLREYTKGVENNLRQVELDSIQEYITESDNLVSLHEQIRDCDNILSQMETLLSGFQAEIGSISADIKVLQEKSMDMGLKLKNRKVAESKLAKFVEEIIVPPRMIDIIVDEEVNDEYLRTLEILSKKLVVVEVDPMIKNSKALKDVQPELEKLRQKAVSKVFDFIVQKLHALRKPKTNIQILQQSVLLKYKYVISFLKDHSKEVYLEVRTAYIDTMNKVLSAHFRAYIQALEKLQLDIATSSDLIGVEARSSGLFLRGREPLKNRSAVFALGDRIKILKEVDEPALIPHIAEASSIKYPYEVLFRSLHKLLMDTASSEYNFCDEFFGEQSMFYEIFAGPFAVIDEYFNSILPNSYDAIGLMLMILIIHQHQLIMSRRRIPCLDSYLDKVNIALWPRFKMVFDMHLSSLRNANVKTLWEDDVHPHYVMRRYVEFTASLIHLNVEYGDGQLDLNLERLRMAIDDLLIKLAKAFTKAKSQTVFLINNYDMTISVLKEAGPEGGKILVHFEDLLKSNTALFVEELLAEHFSSLIKFVKTRGSEDLSSNSDRPITVAEVEPLVKDFASRWKAAIELMHKDVITSFSNFLCGMEILRAALTQLLLYYTRLTDCIKRIVGGSALNKDLVSISSIMYEIRKYSRTF, encoded by the exons ATGGCCGATACTGCGATCGACCAAGTG AATCACTCTTATGATGAAGCCAACCAGACCCAGAAGAATGTTTTTGACTTGGAATCATTTGTTGGGGACTTGACTGTCGAGGAGGATGCTTGCAG TGAAGACATTTCATTGGAAGGACTGCAGCAAGAACTCGAAGAATGTAAAGATGATGGT GTAGTTGCGAACATACTTTCTAAAGGTGTAAAACTAAGGGAGTACACAAAGGgagttgaaaacaatttgcGGCAGGTTGAGCTGGATTCCATACAG GAATATATTACAGAAAGTGATAACTTAGTCTCACTTCATGAACAAATTCGTGACTGCGATAACATTTTATCACAGATGGAAACTCTTCTCAGTGGTTTCCAG gcCGAAATTGGTTCTATCAGTGCAGACATTAAAGTCTTGCAGGAGAAGTCAATGGATATGGGTCTGAAGCTCAAGAATCGCAAG GTGGCAGAATCAAAATTGGCAAAGTTCGTCGAAGAGATCATTGTTCCTCCAAGAATGATAGACATAATTGTTGATGAAGAG GTGAATGATGAATATTTAAGAACTCTTGAGATTCTAAGTAAGAAGCTGGTGGTCGTGGAAGTGGATCCAATGATAAAAAATTCCAAAGCGCTTAAGGATGTCCAACCGGAGCTTGAAAAACTCCGACAGAAAGCAGTGTCTAAG GTCTTTGACTTCATTGTCCAGAAACTCCATGCTTTGAGAAAACCCAAGACAAATATTCAGATCCTTCAACAGAGTGTTCTTTTGAAGTACAA GTATGTTATTTCTTTCCTCAAGGATCATAGCAAAGAAGTTTATCTTGAGGTTCGGACAGCTTATATCGATACAATGAACAAG GTTTTGAGTGCACATTTCCGTGCCTACATACAGGCACTAGAGAAACTACAGTTAGACATAGCGACATCTAGTGATCTGATTGGCGTCGAGGCTAGAAGTTCAGGTCTTTTCTTGAGAGGAAGAGAACCACTGAAGAACCGATCTGCTGTTTTTGCACTTGGTGATAGAATAAAGATATTGAAG GAAGTTGACGAACCTGCACTGATTCCACATATAGCTGAAGCCAGTTCAATTAAGTATCCTTACGAAGTTCTCTTTAGGAGCTTACATAAGCTTCTAATGGACACTGCCTCTTCTGA gtataatttttgtgatgaatttTTTGGGGAACAATCTATGTTTTATGAGATCTTTGCGG GTCCTTTTGCTGTCATCGATGAATACTTCAATTCAATTCTTCCAAACAGTTATGATGCAATTGGTCTAATGCTCATGATTCTGATCATTCATCAGCATCAG CTCATCATGTCACGGAGGCGTATACCTTGCTTGGATTCATATTTAGACAAG GTTAATATTGCTCTTTGGCCTCGTTTTAAGATGGTATTTGACATGCACCTCAGCAGTCTGAGGAATGCAAATGTAAAGACGTTGTGGGAAGATGATGTGCATCCTCACTATGTCATGAGGCGATACGTTGAGTTTACAGCTTCACTTATCCATCTGAATGTTGAATATGGAGATGGACAG CTTGATTTAAACTTGGAGCGGCTAAGAATGGCAATTGATGATTTGCTTATCAAGCTTGCCAAAGCCTTTACAAAAGCTAAATCGCAGACAGTGTTTCTTATAAACAACTATGACATGACAATTTCCGTCTTGAAG GAAGCTGGTCCGGAGGGTGGGAAAATTCTGGTGCACTTCGAGGATCTGCTGAAGAGCAACACAGCCTTGTTTGTG GAAGAACTCTTAGCAGAGCATTTCAGTTCACTTATCAAGTTCGTTAAAACCCGTGGCT CGGAGGACCTAAGTTCTAATTCCGACCGACCAATTACTGTGGCTGAAGTAGAGCCCCTTGTAAAGGACTTTGCGAGCAGATGGAAAGCTGCAATTGAACTGATGCACAAAGATGTCATCACTTCTTTCAGTAATTTCTTGTGTGGAATGGAAATCCTAAGGGCGGCTTTGACCCAACTCCTCCTTTATTACACAAGACTCACGGATTGTATAAAGAGGATCGTTGGTGGCTCCGCTCTAAACAAGGATCTAGTGtccatttcttcaattatGTATGAAATTAGGAAATATTCAAgaactttttaa
- the LOC111808769 gene encoding vacuolar protein sorting-associated protein 52 A isoform X2, which produces METLLSGFQAEIGSISADIKVLQEKSMDMGLKLKNRKVAESKLAKFVEEIIVPPRMIDIIVDEEVNDEYLRTLEILSKKLVVVEVDPMIKNSKALKDVQPELEKLRQKAVSKVFDFIVQKLHALRKPKTNIQILQQSVLLKYKYVISFLKDHSKEVYLEVRTAYIDTMNKVLSAHFRAYIQALEKLQLDIATSSDLIGVEARSSGLFLRGREPLKNRSAVFALGDRIKILKEVDEPALIPHIAEASSIKYPYEVLFRSLHKLLMDTASSEYNFCDEFFGEQSMFYEIFAGPFAVIDEYFNSILPNSYDAIGLMLMILIIHQHQLIMSRRRIPCLDSYLDKVNIALWPRFKMVFDMHLSSLRNANVKTLWEDDVHPHYVMRRYVEFTASLIHLNVEYGDGQLDLNLERLRMAIDDLLIKLAKAFTKAKSQTVFLINNYDMTISVLKEAGPEGGKILVHFEDLLKSNTALFVEELLAEHFSSLIKFVKTRGSEDLSSNSDRPITVAEVEPLVKDFASRWKAAIELMHKDVITSFSNFLCGMEILRAALTQLLLYYTRLTDCIKRIVGGSALNKDLVSISSIMYEIRKYSRTF; this is translated from the exons ATGGAAACTCTTCTCAGTGGTTTCCAG gcCGAAATTGGTTCTATCAGTGCAGACATTAAAGTCTTGCAGGAGAAGTCAATGGATATGGGTCTGAAGCTCAAGAATCGCAAG GTGGCAGAATCAAAATTGGCAAAGTTCGTCGAAGAGATCATTGTTCCTCCAAGAATGATAGACATAATTGTTGATGAAGAG GTGAATGATGAATATTTAAGAACTCTTGAGATTCTAAGTAAGAAGCTGGTGGTCGTGGAAGTGGATCCAATGATAAAAAATTCCAAAGCGCTTAAGGATGTCCAACCGGAGCTTGAAAAACTCCGACAGAAAGCAGTGTCTAAG GTCTTTGACTTCATTGTCCAGAAACTCCATGCTTTGAGAAAACCCAAGACAAATATTCAGATCCTTCAACAGAGTGTTCTTTTGAAGTACAA GTATGTTATTTCTTTCCTCAAGGATCATAGCAAAGAAGTTTATCTTGAGGTTCGGACAGCTTATATCGATACAATGAACAAG GTTTTGAGTGCACATTTCCGTGCCTACATACAGGCACTAGAGAAACTACAGTTAGACATAGCGACATCTAGTGATCTGATTGGCGTCGAGGCTAGAAGTTCAGGTCTTTTCTTGAGAGGAAGAGAACCACTGAAGAACCGATCTGCTGTTTTTGCACTTGGTGATAGAATAAAGATATTGAAG GAAGTTGACGAACCTGCACTGATTCCACATATAGCTGAAGCCAGTTCAATTAAGTATCCTTACGAAGTTCTCTTTAGGAGCTTACATAAGCTTCTAATGGACACTGCCTCTTCTGA gtataatttttgtgatgaatttTTTGGGGAACAATCTATGTTTTATGAGATCTTTGCGG GTCCTTTTGCTGTCATCGATGAATACTTCAATTCAATTCTTCCAAACAGTTATGATGCAATTGGTCTAATGCTCATGATTCTGATCATTCATCAGCATCAG CTCATCATGTCACGGAGGCGTATACCTTGCTTGGATTCATATTTAGACAAG GTTAATATTGCTCTTTGGCCTCGTTTTAAGATGGTATTTGACATGCACCTCAGCAGTCTGAGGAATGCAAATGTAAAGACGTTGTGGGAAGATGATGTGCATCCTCACTATGTCATGAGGCGATACGTTGAGTTTACAGCTTCACTTATCCATCTGAATGTTGAATATGGAGATGGACAG CTTGATTTAAACTTGGAGCGGCTAAGAATGGCAATTGATGATTTGCTTATCAAGCTTGCCAAAGCCTTTACAAAAGCTAAATCGCAGACAGTGTTTCTTATAAACAACTATGACATGACAATTTCCGTCTTGAAG GAAGCTGGTCCGGAGGGTGGGAAAATTCTGGTGCACTTCGAGGATCTGCTGAAGAGCAACACAGCCTTGTTTGTG GAAGAACTCTTAGCAGAGCATTTCAGTTCACTTATCAAGTTCGTTAAAACCCGTGGCT CGGAGGACCTAAGTTCTAATTCCGACCGACCAATTACTGTGGCTGAAGTAGAGCCCCTTGTAAAGGACTTTGCGAGCAGATGGAAAGCTGCAATTGAACTGATGCACAAAGATGTCATCACTTCTTTCAGTAATTTCTTGTGTGGAATGGAAATCCTAAGGGCGGCTTTGACCCAACTCCTCCTTTATTACACAAGACTCACGGATTGTATAAAGAGGATCGTTGGTGGCTCCGCTCTAAACAAGGATCTAGTGtccatttcttcaattatGTATGAAATTAGGAAATATTCAAgaactttttaa
- the LOC111809211 gene encoding uncharacterized protein LOC111809211 — MATVGHTRPTSWFNQKIVDPLLQILQRGAEPKQLAFSAALGTTLGLFPICGVPVFLCGFAIAFLGPLCHAPTVMLANFVVTPIELSLVVPFLRFGEAISGGPRFPFTPDALKKVFTGQASHEVLLSIAHVLLGWLVATPFILGIGYMLFLPCFKILVRKFSTGASSPKKSPHPHSEVRLKLLRFVMI; from the exons ATGGCAACAGTAGGGCATACACGTCCGACCAGTTGGTTTAACCAAAAGATCGTCGATCCTCTCCTCCAAATCCTCCAGAG GGGCGCAGAGCCGAAGCAACTGGCATTCTCTGCAGCTCTCGGCACAACCCTGGGACTGTTTCCTATATGCG GGGTCCCTGTTTTCCTATGCGGGTTTGCAATTGCATTTCTTGGACCTCTTTGTCATGCTCCAACTGTGATGCTTGCCAACTTTGTTGTTACTCCCATAGAATTGAG CTTGGTGGTGCCTTTCTTGCGCTTTGGTGAAGCAATTTCCGGGGGACCTCGTTTCCCATTTACACCTGATGCCTTGAAGAAAGTTTTTACAGGCCAAGCTTCGCATGAAGTACTACTGAGTATTGCTCATGTG TTGTTGGGATGGCTTGTTGCGACACCCTTTATTTTGGGCATTGGATACATGTTGTTTTTACCATGTTTCAAGATTTTGGTCCGCAAGTTCAGCACTGGTGCATCAAGCCCAAAGAAGTCACCTCATCCACACTCAGAAGTCAGACTGAAG TTGCTTCGCTTTGTAATGATATGA